In the Candidatus Abyssobacteria bacterium SURF_5 genome, one interval contains:
- a CDS encoding GNAT family N-acetyltransferase, with protein MIIIRHMRNSEIERIAEVDRSEYITKNYINDNGSLETRDVDWHVPPWSADGEGVHSVRAKIEEWRPLLDDGGAMFGAFDEEHLVGFGIYRPNLSENTAQLAALYVSNGYRNQGIGALLAGEVAQQARADGARKLYVSATPTVSTVHFYMGQGFALTRKINRRLFDLEPRDIHVIKNL; from the coding sequence ATGATAATCATTCGCCACATGCGGAATTCTGAAATCGAGCGGATCGCCGAGGTCGATCGGTCCGAATACATCACGAAGAACTACATCAACGATAACGGCTCGCTCGAGACAAGGGACGTCGACTGGCATGTTCCGCCGTGGTCCGCAGACGGCGAGGGCGTGCATTCGGTCCGGGCCAAAATCGAGGAATGGCGACCGCTGCTCGACGACGGAGGCGCCATGTTCGGGGCGTTCGATGAGGAGCATCTCGTTGGCTTTGGCATTTATCGCCCGAATCTTTCCGAAAACACCGCGCAGCTCGCCGCGCTCTATGTGAGCAATGGCTATCGGAATCAAGGAATAGGCGCTCTGCTCGCCGGTGAAGTTGCGCAACAGGCGCGAGCGGATGGCGCGAGGAAACTCTATGTTTCCGCCACGCCGACGGTTTCCACAGTCCACTTCTACATGGGCCAGGGGTTCGCCCTCACCCGGAAGATAAACCGGCGGCTCTTCGACCTGGAACCGCGCGACATACACGTGATCAAGAACCTGTGA